A single window of Halotalea alkalilenta DNA harbors:
- the rpsU gene encoding 30S ribosomal protein S21: protein MPSVKVRDNEPFDVALRRFKRSCEKAGVLSEVRRREHYEKPTSERKRKAAAAVKRHAKKLQRERKRFERLY from the coding sequence ATGCCTTCCGTTAAAGTACGTGACAACGAGCCGTTCGACGTCGCTCTGCGTCGCTTCAAGCGCTCTTGCGAAAAAGCTGGTGTTCTTTCCGAAGTTCGCCGTCGCGAGCACTACGAAAAGCCGACTTCTGAGCGCAAGCGCAAAGCAGCGGCTGCCGTGAAGCGTCACGCTAAGAAGCTGCAGCGCGAGCGCAAGCGTTTCGAACGTCTGTATTGA